The Streptomyces sp. NBC_00224 genome contains the following window.
GGCGCTGGCCGAGCGGGCGCCGGAGGTCCGCGTCAGCGGGATCGCGGCGGGCCTGCACGCGGTCCTGGAGCTGCCTCCGGGCACCGAGCGCGCGGTGATCCAGGCCGCGGCCTGGCAGGGCCTGGCCCTCCAGGGCCTCTCCGCCTTCCGCCACCCCCGCACACCGGCGGCCCGGGACGCGCTGGTGGTGGGGTATGCGGCGCCGGCGGACAGTGGGTGGGCGGGGGCGCTGGATGCGCTGTGCAGGGTGTTGCCGTAGGCCTTCGGGGGCGGCGATTCGGCTGCGGGTTCGGTGGGGCTGGTCGCGCAGTTCCCCGCGCCCCTTAGGTAACTCCGGCTGCTCCGCCGTGCGAGGGGCCCGGGCACTTTCAGCCTCTCCGGCGTTTGAGGAGCGGGGTCCGGGGCGGAGCCCCGAAGCGGGGTGCAGGGGCCGCAGGCCCCGCAAAAGGGGGTCCGGGGGCGCAGCCCCCGGGAAACGAGCCTCCACCCCCCACCCACCCCCGGAGGGTTTAGGGAAGGGGCGGGGAGGGGCCACCTACACCGCCCCCTCCCCCGGCGCCTCCCCGAACCGCGCCAGCGCCAGCGCCCCCGTGACCGCCACCGCGAACCCCGTGATCGCCAACCACCCCAGCCCGGACCGCGTGTGGTCACCCAGCCACCTCACCCCCACCAGCGCGGGCCCGATCGTCTCGCCGAGCACCATCCCGGCCGTCGCCGTCGTCACCGAACCCCGCTGGAGCGCAGACGTCAGCAGCAAGAAGGCCGCGCCCCCGCCCAGCAGCAGCGCGTACAACGCCGGATTGGCGAGGTCGAAGGAGTCGATGAGCCGCACCGCGACCTCGACCACCCCGAACCCGCACCCCGCCCCGAGCCCGAGCACCAGCGCCCGCGCCCGTCCCGGCAGCCGCCCGGCGACCGCCCCGGCCAGCAGGATCGCGGCCGCGACGGCGAGCAGCGCCCAGGGCAGCGCGGCGGGCCCGTCCTCGTGGCCCTCCTTGCCGGAGGCGAGCCCCAGCATCGCGAGCCCGGCGCAGACGACCCCGACGGCCGCCCACTCCGTACCGGAGAGCCGTACCGCCAGCACCCGCGCCGCGACCACCGCCGTCACCGCGAGCGACGCGGCGAGCGCCGCCCCGACCGCGTAGATCGGGACCGCCCGCAGCGCCACGATCTGGAGGACGAACCCGAGGCCGTCGAGGCCGAGCCCGGCGACGTAGCGCCACTGACGCACGGCCCGGAGCAGCAGCGCGGGGTCGACCCCGGCGTCCCGGGTGGTTTCGCTTCCCGAAGCGGCCCGGGCCGCGACGGCCTGCAGAACGGTCGCGGTGCCGTAGCAGACCGCCGAACCCAGCGCGCAGATCATCCCAAAGAGCACAGACGGACTGTAATGGAAGGGAGTTCAGGGGGCGCGGGCGAGCGGATTCCGTTTCCTGGATGGCCGGGAACTAGGGTGTGGCCGGTTCACGTCCCAGACATACGTACGAGATCACGAGGGGGAGGCCCACACATGCGCAGATTCCGGTCCACAACGGTGGTGCTCGGCGGTATGGGGGTGCTCGCCGCCACGCTGACGGCGTGCTCCCACGAGCCGGACCGCCGCTGCGTCGACCCCGTCTCGCACAAGGAGCTCCCGAAGTACGAGTGCAAGAGCGGCGGCCACGGCTCGTACTACTACGGCGGCTACTCCCGCAACGGCGCGGTCTACGGCGGCTCTTTCAACAGGTCCGGCTCGGGTTCCTCCGGCTCCTCCGGCACCTCGGGTTCGTCCACCTCCTCCGGCTCCTCCGGCGGCGTCGACCGGGGCGGCTTCGGCGGCCACTCCGGCTCGGGCGGCGGCTGACCGATGCAGCGCCACCGCATCGACCCGCGCCCCGGCTGGCAGCAGACCGTCGAGGCCCAGGGCCTGATCTACCCACTGACCCGCTACCCGGACGACTCGCTGCGCCCGTACTGGGACGAGAGCGCGTACTACTCCTTCACGCTCCCCGAGGTCGAGGCGCTGGAGGAGGTCGTCGAGGAGCTGCACGGGATGTGCCTCGCGGCGGCCGCGCACATCGTCGAGCGGAACCGTTTCGCGGACCTCGGCATCACCGACCCGGCGCTCGCCGCCCGGGTGGCCGAGTCCTGGCACCGCCGCTCCGAACTCCCGTCCATATACGCCCGCTTCGACCTGCGGTACGACGGTACGGGCCCGGCCAAGATGCTGGAGTACAACGCCGACACCCCCACCTCGCTGGTCGAGGCGGCGAGCCCGCAGTGGTTCTGGATGGAGGAGCGCTTCCCCGGCGCCGACCAGTGGAACTCGCTCCACGAACGCCTGATCGCCGCCTGGAAGCGGCAGGCCCCGCTGCTCCCGCCGGGCCCGCTCCACTTCGCCCACTCGGACGACGACGAGCTCGGCGAGGACCTGATGACCGTCGCGTATCTGCGCGAGACGGCGGAGCAGGCGGGCATCGAGACGGCGGCCCTGTCGGTGGAACGGATCGGCTGGGACAGCCTGACCGGCCGCTTCGTCGACGACCGCCTCCGGTTCATCCGCAGCTGCTTCAAGCTCTACCCGTGGGAGTGGCTGACCACGGACCGGTTCGCCCCGCAGGTCCTGGAGACCCTGGACAACGGCGGCGGCACCGGCAGCACCTGCTGGATCGAGCCCGCCTGGAAGATGCTGCTCTCCAACAAGGCGCTGCTCGCGATCCTCTGGGAGCTGTTCCCCGGCCACCCGAACCTGCTCCCGGCGTATCTGGACGGCCCGCGCGAGCTGGCCCGCACCGCCGGATACGTCTCCAAGCCGCTGCTCGGCCGGGAGGGCGCCGGGGTCGAGATCCACGCCCCGGGCGCGCCGCCCGTCCTGCGCGACGAACCCGCCTGCTACCAGGCCCTCTCCCCGCTCCCGGACTTCGACGGGAACCGGGTCGTCCTCGGCGCCTGGGTCGTCGAGGACGAGGCGGCGGGCCTGGGCATCCGCGAGTCCTCGGGCCCGATCACGGACGAGTACGCGCGGTTCATCCCGCACGTGATCCGCTAGCGGGGGCGGGGCCCTGCGGCCCTGCGGCTTCTTACTCCGCGATGTAGTCGCGCAGCGGCGCGGGCCTCAGCCCCGCCGCGTCGGCCGCCGCCAGCGCCCGCGTCAGATCGGCCGCCACCGTGTCGTTGAAGTGCAGCAGCACGATGTCCCCGGCCTTCAACTCCGGCGTCGGCGGCGTCCACTGCCCCCAGGTCGTGAGGTCGTACGTCCAGGTCACCAGGGCCTTGGACCCGCAGGCCCGGGCCGTGGTCCGGGTGGTGTCGTCGTACGTTCCGTACGGCGGACGGGCCAGCCGGGGCCCGTCCCCGAACTGCTTGAGGTGCGCGTCCCGCGCCCCGCACAGCTGCGCCCGCTGGCCCGCCGCGTCGAGCGTCGTCAGATCGGGGTGGTCGACCGTGTGGTTCTCGATCCGCGAGGGCCCGTGGTCGAGGAGCGTCCGGAAGTACCCGGCGTCGTACGAGTACGCCCCCGGCAGCACGAACAGCGAAGCCGGAACCTGCCGTTCGAGCAGCAGCCGCTGTGCGGCCGGGTCGTGGTTCCAGCCGTCGTCGATCGTGATGAAGACGACCGGCTTGTCGGTCTGGACGTGGGTGACGACGGGCACCGGCTCGGGCCAGTCCGCCCGCGCGGGCCCGGCCGGCCCGGCGAGCACCAGCAGAGGAACGAGCAGGGCGAACGCGGCGCGGGCCACGGAGGCGACGCGCGCTGTGCGGGGTCTCGGCATGGCGGCATCATTGGTCTGGACCATCAATCTTGTCAACGGTCCTGCCGCAGAAGCCGGTTGCGCCGGTGACCGGCCGAGCCCCCGCACAGCCCGCCCGGGCCTACTCCTGCGCCAGCACCGCCCGCAGCTGGTCGAGCCCCCAGTCCAGGTCCTCCTTGCTGATCACCAGGGGCGGGGCGATCCGGATCGTCGAGCCATGGGTGTCCTTGACCAGGACGCCCCGGTCCATCAGCTGCTCGGAGATCTGCCGGCCCGTCCCGTACGACGGGTTGATGTCGACGCCCGCCCACAGGCCGCGCCCGCGCACCGCCTCGACCGCGCCGGTACCGGCCAGCAGGCCCAGCTCGTGGTGGAGGTGCTCACCGAGCTCGGTCGCCCGCTGCTGGTACTCACCGGTGCGCAGCATCGCGATGACCTCCAGGCCGACCGCACACGCCAGCGGGTTGCCGCCGAAGGTCGACCCGTGCTCGCCGGGGCGGAACACCCCGAGCACCTCCGCCGAGCCCACCACGGCCGAGACCGGCACGACCCCGCCGCCGAGCGCCTTGCCCAGCACATACAGATCGGGCACCACGTCCTCGTGCTCGCACGCGAACGTCTTCCCGGTCCGGCCGAGACCCGACTGGATCTCGTCCGCGATGAACAGCACGTTCCGCTCCTGCGTCAACTTCCGTACGCCCGGCAGATATCCGTGCGGCGGCACCAGCACCCCGGCCTCGCCCTGGATCGGTTCGAGCAGCACCGCCACGGTGTTCTCCGTGACGGCCGCCGAGAGCGCGGTCAGGTCCCCGTACGGCACGATCTCGAACCCCGGGGTGTACGGCCCGTAGTCCGCGCGGGCCTCCGGGTCCGTGGAGAAGCTGACGATCGTGGTCGTGCGCCCGTGGAAGTTGTTGGCGGCGACCACGATCTTCGCCATCCCGTCCGGCACCCCCTTGACCCGGTACCCCCACTTCCGGGCGGTCTTCACGGCCGTCTCGACAGCCTCCGCCCCGGTGTTCATGGGCAGCACCATCTCCTTGCCGCACAACTCGGCCAGCTGCCCGCAGAACTCGGCGAACCGGTCGTGGTGGAACGCCCTCGACGTCAGCGTCACTCTCTCCAGCTGGGCCTTGGCCGCGTCGATCAGCCTGCGGTTGCCGTGCCCGAAGTTCAGCGCCGAGTACCCGGCGAGCATGTCGAGGAAGCGGCGCCCCTCGACATCGGTCATCCACGCGCCCTCGGCCGTGGCGACGACGACGGGCAGCGGATGGTAGTTGTGCGCACTGTGAGCCTCGGCAGAGCGGATGGCGTCCGATGTAGTCGACACGGGGTCTCCGTTTCATCGTGCGGCGTGGGACGGGGGTAGCGTCCAGTTTCTATCGTCGCTCGGATGCTGGACGAGGAAACCTTGATTCCCGGCGCGCCCGTTAGGGTGGGTGGTACGTACGGCGACTGGCGAACGGGGAAGCGACCCCGGGGAAGCCGTGCGTGACATGCGCACGAGGTGCCGCCCGCCTGGGCACCCGGGACCACGACGGACCCCGGAGGATGCCATGAGCCTGCCCCTTTCCCACCCGGCCCTTTCCGCCACCGACCCCGAACTCGCCGCGCTCGTCGCCGCCGAGGAACGGCTGCAGTCGGACACCCTGCGGCTGATCCCCAGCGAGAACTACGTCTCGCAGGCCGTCCTCGAAGCCTCCGGCACGGTGCTGCAGAACAAGTACAGCGAGGGCTACTCGGGGCGCCGGTACTACGAGGGCCAGCAGAACATCGACCAGGTCGAGACGCTCGCCGTGGAGCGGGCGAAGACGCTGTTCGGCGTCGAGCACGCCAACGTCCAGCCCTACTCCGGCTCGCCCGCCAACCTCGCCGTCTACCTCGCCTTCGCCGAGCCCGGCGACACCGTGATGGGCATGGCCCTGCCGATGGGCGGCCACCTCACCCACGGCTGGGGCGTCTCCGCGACCGGCAAGTGGTTCCGCGGCGTCCAGTACGGCGTACGCCACGACACCGGCCTCATCGACTTCGACGAGGTGCGCGAACTCGCCCTCAAGGAACGGCCGAAGATCATTTTCTGTGGCGGCACCGCCCTGCCCCGCACCATCGACTTCGCGGCCTTCGCGGAGATCGCCCGGGAGGCGGGCTCCGTCCTGGTCGCCGACGTCGCGCACATCGCGGGCCTGATCGCGGGTGGCGCCCACCCGTCCCCGGTCCCGCACGCGGACGTCATCTCCACGACCACCCACAAGACCCTGCGCGGCCCGCGCGGCGCGATGCTCATGTCCCGTGAGCAGCACGCCAAGGCCATCGACAAGGCCGTCTTCCCCGGCCTCCAGGGCGGCCCGCACAACCAGACCACCGCCGCGATCGCCGTCGCCCTCCACGAGGCGGCCCAGCCCTCCTTCCGTGACTACGCCCAGGCCGTCGTCGCCAACGCCGGGGCCCTCGCCGAGCAGCTCCTCGCGCGCGGCTTCGACCTGGTCTCGGGCGGCACCGACAACCATCTGATCCTGATGGACCTCACCCCCAAGGACGTCCCGGGCAAGGTCGCCGCCAAGGCCCTCGACCGGGCCGGGATCGTCGTCAACTACAACACCGTCCCGTACGACCCGAGGAAGCCGTTCGACCCCTCGGGCATCCGGATCGGCACCCCCTCCCTCACCTCCCGCGGTCTCGGTACGCAGCACATGGCGGCCGTGGCCGAGTGGATCGACCGGGGCGTCACCGCGGCCCGCGCCGGCGACGAGGACGCCCTCGCGGTCATCCGCGCCGAGGTGGCCGAGCTGATGGCCGCGTTCCCGGCACCGGGCCTCCCGACGGACTAGGACCTGGCCGTCGGATCCGGGCGGCTTCGGCCCTAGCCGCCACCGCCCGGCGGCCCTAAGCACCACCGCCCCGGCGATCCGGCTCGGCCCGGCCGTCTCGGTCGTCTCCGCCGTCCATGTCTCGCAGCTCCTGGCGCGGTCCGTCGTCGCGGCTTCGCCAGGAGGCGGCGACCGTCGCCGGGAGCCGGGTCGCCCACGGGCGTATGAGCAGGGCCAGCGCGGCCCCGATGGTCAGACCCGGCAGGGCCCACCACCAGCCGGTCGCCGTCGAGTCGTCGGAGACGGACAGCCCGGCCCAGCCGGATCCCTCGTTCCGCGCGCTCTCGCTGCCCGACGCCTCAGCCGTCTCCTCCCGGGGCTCGGCCGGCGGTGTCGTCCACTCCTGTGGCGCCACCCCGGTCGAGCCGTTGCCGGTGACCGGGCCCATCACCCCCAGTTTCGTCAGCAGCGCCCGTAGTTCGGCGGGTCGCTGGGCGCGGTGCCAGTAGCCGTTGAAGGTGCGGGGGACGTCGGCCGCCGTATGTATCCAGACGGTGGTGGTGTCGTCGCTGGTGAAGACGCGGTCCAGCCGCCAGGGATTCATGTCGTGGACCATCCACGTCACATTGATCTGGCGGGACCGCATCGCCGCGTCCAGCGACGGCGGGCGCTCCTTCTGGCCCTGGTTCGGCTCGCCGAGCAGGACCATGAGGGTCGAGTAGTCCGTGTCCGAGTGGTAGCGCGCGGCCGTCTGCCTGCTCTCCGGCGACACGATCAGCACGCTGGTCGGGCCGCCCGCGTGTGCGGCCGGTGCGAAGAGCAGCCCCAGTGCCCCAGCCACGGCGAGGGACAGGATCCCCCGCACCACGGCCCCGCCGCGCCTCCGCCTGCCCGGGCAGCAGCCCCGGCCCCGCCGTGCCCACTCGCTGGGCCTTCGCACCGCCGAGCCCCGGCCCCGTACCGCCGCGACGCCTGCTCCTTCTCCTGCTCTTGCCCTTGTGCCTGTCCCCGCCCCTGCCCGTACTCCTCGCCACCGCATGGGATCCCCCAGCCGACCCCGGTACGGGCCCTCCGTACCGCGTCACTTCTGGTACACCGGCCGAGGCGTCGGGGTTCCCGGTTTCAGGGGGTGGAATCCGCGGAATCCGCGATCTCCTGCGCCCGGGACTTCGAGGACACGCCCTCAAGGCGCAGGGTCAGCTCGCCGTGCGCCTGCCAGACCAGCGTCGGGCCCGCGGTCCGCACCACCGGCGCGTACGCCCGCCCGTCCGGGTTCTGCAGGAGCATCCGCAGCTCATGGGTCTCCCCGAACCACAGCGCCGAGTCCTGGCCGTGCACCCGGGCCGATTCCCAGGGCACCGGGGTCGTCTTGTAGAAGAGCGGGGAGATCGTCGCCCGGAACTCGTCGATCCGGATCGTCCGGCCGCCGGTCGGGTGCCAGCACACCGACAGGATCCGGCGGTCCGCCGAGACCGAGGCGCCCGCAGGCTTGCCCAGCGCCGACGGCAGCAGCGGATCGAACCCGGCCCGCGCCGCCGCCTCCCGCACCGAGAGCGGTCCCGTCCCGTCCGTGCACCCCGGCACCTCGCCGCCGGGCGATCCGGCGCGCGACGCCGTGGGGTCGACCCGGGCGGCCACGCCGCCGAAGCCGAACCAGTCGGCCACCGCCGCCCGGACCGGGGGAGTGAGTACGAGTATCACCAGCAGGCCCGAGAGCGCGGCCGCGAGGGCGCGCCGGCGGCGCCGGGCCCAGGCGCGGGCCCGTGCCCATCGCCCCGGCGGCTCGGCCACCGGCACCGGCACGTGCTCCGCGAGGATCCTGGCCAGCACCCGCTCAGCCATCGACTCGCCGTCCACATCGGGCACGCGGATGCCGCGGCCCAGCGCCCGCAGTTCCTCCGGCAGCGACGCACCACCAGTGGCGTCGCCGTCCTCGCGACGGCCGTCGTCGCCCTCACTCATGCTTCTCCCCACCTCCTCCCAGGACGTCCGGTGGCAGGATCCGGCCCAGCTTCCGCAGCGCCCGGTTGAGCCGGGACTTCACCGTGCCGCGCGCCCAGCCCAGCGCGGCCGCTGTCTCCGCCTCGTCCATCTCCAGGAGATAGCGGCAGGTCACGACCTGGCGGTGCTCCTCGCTCAGCTCGTCGAGCGCGGCCGTGAGCTGTGCCCGGCGCTCCTCCTCGACCGCGGCGACCGCCGGGTCCGCCGATTCCGGTATCAACGGTTCGGCCTCCGTCAGCGCCGCCTCCCGGCCCGTGGCGGCGCGGTGGCGGGCCGAGGAGCGCACTGTGTTCCTCGTCTCATTCACCACGATCCGTATCAGCCAGGGCCGGAACGGGGAGCCGTCCCGGAAGCGGCCCAGAGTGCAGTACGCCTTGAAGAACGCGGACTGCACCACGTCCTCCGCGTCCGCCCCCGCGCCGAACGCCGCCGCCACCCGCAGGGCCGGGGCCGTGTGGGCGCGCACCAGCTCGGCGTACGCCTCCGCCTCCCCGGCGCGTACGCGTGCGATCACCGCGGCCTCGTCGACGTCGATCCGGCCCCCCTCCCGCGTCCTCACACCTCAGATACACCGCCCGCCCCGGATCGGTTCCCACCTGTTCCGGACAAGCTTCCGGAGCCTGTGCGGACCCGTTCGTGTGGCGCCCTCGATGCGGTCCACGACCCGGCCCTCGATCCGGTCCTCGACCCGGTCCACGAGCCGTTCGTGGGTTCGTCCCGGGTCCCGTGCGCCGGTTCGTATCCACAACCGTTTCCGAGCTGTCGGCGCCACCTGAGAGAATGATGTGCATGGCCTCTGATCGCCCGCCCGTCGCCCACCACCACCCTCAAGGGAATGGCTTCGCCATGCAGCATCGCCCGCGAGTGCTCTCCGGAATCCAGCCCACCGCAGGCTCGTTCCACCTCGGCAACTACCTCGGCGCGGTCCGCCAGTGGGTGGCGCTGCAGGAGTCCCACGACGCGTTCTACATGGTCGTGGACCTGCATGCGATCACCGTTCCGCAGGACCCGAAGGAGCTGCGCGCCAACACGCGGCTCGCCGCGGCGCAGCTGCTCGCCGCCGGGCTCGACCCGGAGCGCTGCACGCTCTTCGTGCAGAGCCACGTGCCGGAGCACGCCCAGCTCGCCTGGGTCATGAACTGCCTGGCGGGCTTCGGCGAGGCGTCCCGTATGACGCAGTTCAAGGACAAGTCGGCGAAGCAGGGCGCCGACCGCGCCACCGTCGGCCTCTTCACGTACCCGATCCTCCAGGTCGCGGACATCCTGCTCTACCAGGCCAACGAGGTCCCGGTCGGCGAGGACCAGCGCCAGCACGTCGAGCTCACCCGTGACCTGGCCGAGCGGTTCAACGGCCGGTTCGGGGAGACGTTCAGGATCCCGGCGCCGTACATCCTCAAGGAGACGGCGAAGATCTACGACCTGCAGGACCCGTCGATCAAGATGAGCAAGTCGGCGTCCACGCCGAAGGGCCTGATCAACCTGCTCGACGAGCCGAAGACCACGGCCAAGAAGGTCAAGAGCGCGGTCACCGACACGGACACGGTGATCAAGTACGACGCCGTGAACAAGCCGGGCGTCTCCAACCTGCTGACCATCTACTCCACCCTCACCGGCAAGACGATCGCCGAGCTGGAGACGGAGTACGAGGGCAAGATGTACGGGGCGCTGAAGACGGACCTCGCCGAGGTGATGGTGGAGTTCGTCACGCCGTTCCGGGACCGGACGCAGGAATATCTGGACGACCCCGAGACGCTGGACTCTGTCCTGGCCAAGGGTGCGGAGAAGGCGCGGGCGGTCGCCGCCGAGACGCTGGCCACGGCATATGAGCGGGTCGGGTTCCTGCCCGCCAAGCACTGAGCAGCACCGAGGCGCGGGGCGTGAGGGCGCGCGGCACGCGCGCGTGGCACGCGCCCCGGGTCGTGCCACGGGCCGTGTGACCTGTGGCCCGGCCAAGGGCTCTGGTCAGAACGGCGGCGCGCCCGCCACACTGCACACTGACGGACACAGACGTACCCGGACAACGACGGAGGAGAACGACGTGGGGACCGTAACGCTCGGCGTTTCGATCGCGGTCCCGGAGCCGTACGGCAGCCTGCTCCAGGAGCGGCGGGCGGGCTTCGGGGATCCCGCCGCGTACGGGATTCCCACGCATGTCACCCTCCTTCCGCCGACCGAGGTCGACGCGGGCTGCCTGCCCGCGATCCGGGCGCATCTGGCCGAGGTCGCGGCGGCCGGGCGGGCCTTTCCGATGCGGCTGTCCGGGACCGGGACGTTCCGGCCGCTGTCGCCGGTGGTGTTCGTGCAGGTCGTCGAGGGCGGGGCGGACTGTGCGTGGCTGCAGCAGCGGGTGCGGGACGAGGCCGGGCCGCTCGTGCGCGAGCTGCACTTTCCGTACCACCCGCATGTGACGGTGGCGCACGGGATCTCCGAGGAGGGGATGGACCGGGCGTTCGCCGAGCTGGCGGGGTTCGAGGCGGAGTGGACGTGTGGGGGGTTCGCTCTGTACGAGCAGGGTGTGGACGGGGTGTGGCGGAAGCTGTACGAGTACGGATTCGGGCTGAGCGGGGTGCCGGTTCAGGGGGGATCGCGGGACGAGCCGTCTGTGCGGGCCTGAGGGTTTCCCCACCCCGCCCCTTCCCTTAACCCTCCGGGGGTGGGTGGGGATGAAGGTGGTTTCCCGGGGGCTTCGCCCCCGGACCCCCGTTTGCGGGGGCTCCGCCCCCTGCACCCCTGGCGGGGCTGCGCCCCTGCCCCCGCATACCGGGTAGCCCTACACCGGCAGCCGTCTGAAAATCGGGCGCGGCACATGCCTCAGTGCCGACATCACCACCCTCAGCGTTCCCGGGACCCACACCACCTCCGACCGTCTTCTCAGGCCCGTCTCGATGGCCTCCGCCACTGCCTCCGGTGTCGTGGCCAGGGGGGCCTCCGGGAGGCCCAGGGTCATCTTGGTGCGGACGAAGCCGGGGCGGACCACCATGACGTGGACGCCTGAGCCGTGGAGGGCGTCGCCCAGGCCCTGGGCGAAGGCGTCCAGGCCCGCCTTGCTGGAGCCGTAGATGAAGTTGGCGCGGCGGGCGCGTTCGCCCGCTACCGAGGAGAGGACCACCAGGGAGCCGTGGCCCTGGGTCTGCAGGGCCTTCGCGCAGATCAGGGACGCCGAGACCGCGCCCGTGTAGTTGGTCTGGGCGACCCGTACCGCCGCCAGGGGCGCGCCCTCGTCCCGTACCTGGTCGCCCAGGATCCCGAACGCCAGCAGGACCATGTCGATGTCGCCCTGGGCGAAGACCTTGCCCAGGGCCGTCTCGTGCGACGCCGCGTCCAGCGCGTCGAAGGCGAGGGTGTGCACGTCCGCGCCGAGCTCGCGCAGCTCCGCCGCGGCCGCGTCCAGCGCGGGGGACGGGCGGCCGGCCAGCCAGACCGTACGGGTGCGGCGGGCCACCAGGCGGCGCGCCGTGGCCAGGCCGATCTCGGAGGTGCCGCCCAGGACCAGCAGGGACTGGGGGGTGCCGAATGCGTCCTTCATCTCGTAACTCCTCAGTAAAGGGGGGCCGTTAGAGGTTTAGGCGGCGGGAGAGGTCCGAGGTGAAGACCCCTTCTGGGTCCAATGTGCGGCGCAGAGCGCGGAAATCGGGGAGTCGGGGATACATGCCCTCCAGTACCTCCGGGCGCACCCTCGCGTCCTTCGCCAGGTAGACGCGGCCGCCCGCGCCCGCCACCTCCTCGTCCAGCTCGTCCAGGAAGCCGCCCAGGCCCGGCAGGCCCGCCGGGATGTCCAGGGCCAGGGTCCAGCCGGGGAGCGGGAAGGAGAGCCAGCCGGGGTCGGCCTCGCCGAAGCGCTTGAGGACCGCCAGGAAGGACGGGCAGCCCCGGTGCGCGATCCGGCGCACCACGCGGCGCAGGGCTTCCTCCTGGCCGTGGCCGACCACGAACTGGTACTGGACGAAGCCGCCCCTGCCGTAGACCCGGTTCCAGTGCGGGACGCCGTCCAGGGGGTGGAAGAACTTGGGGATGGGCTGGAGTTCGGCCGTGCGGAGTTTCGGTGATGTTCGGTACCAGAGTTCGTTGAACGCCGATACCGAGGTCCGGGTGAGCAGGCGCTCGGGGAGGTGGCGCGGCATGGGAGGCAGGTGGGGCGCGTTGAAGCGCAGAGGGGTGCGACGGGCGCGCGGGGACAGCGCGTCCAGCGGGGCGTGGTCGCCCCTCGTCAGGACCGCGCGGCCCGTCCTGGCGCCCCGGGCCAGCAGGTCGATCCACGCCACCGAGTAGCGGTAGCGGTGGTCCGTCGCCGACAGTCGCGCCATCAAGTCGTCCAGGTCCGCCGCCCGTTCCGTGTCCACCGACATCAAGGACGTCTGTACGGGGTGGAGTTGGAGCTCGGCCGAGAGGATCACCCCGGTCAGGCCCATTCCGCCCGCCGTCGCCCGGAAGAGTTCGTCGGTGGGCTTCAGCGTGCGGACCTCGCCGTCCGCCGTCAGCAGGTCGAGCGCGCGGACATGGCGCGAGAACGCGCCCGAGCCGTGATGGTTCTTGCCGTGGATGTCCGCGCCGATCGCGCCGCCGACCGTGACGTACCGCGTCCCGGGCGTCACCGGCACGAACCAGCCCAGCGGCAGCAGGACTTCCATCAGGCGGTGCAGGCTGACGCCCGCCTCGCAGACCACCACGCCCGCCTCGGCGTCGATCGTGCGGACGTGGTCGAGGCCGGTCATGTCCAGGACGGCGCCGCCCGCGTTCTGCGCCGCGTCGCCGTACGCCCGGCCCAGGCCCCGTGCGATGGACCCGCGCGTCCCGCCCGCGAGGACCGCGGCCACCGCCTCCTCGTACGTACGCGGGCGGACCAGCCGGGCGGCCGTCGGGGCGGTGCGGCCCCAGCCGGTCACGGGGGTGGGGGGAGTGGCGGCAGGCATGGGAGCGACCGTAACGGTGGTTCTGTTCTCTGTGCGGTGTTATGCCCTATTCATTGTGATACTCACCGAAATGGGTGATTGAGTGAGTGTCAAGCGGCATTGACGCGCATCTGGCGTCGCCGCCGGGGAGAGTCGCGTACGGCTGACGGCCGATCGGCGGGACTGTCTCACGGAACTGGGGTGGCGGATGCGGTACTCCGACGCGGACCACCGGCTGCTGTCGGCGCTGCGCGACTGCGGGGCGCAGCCACGGGTGGCCGCCGTCGCCCGCGCGTTCTCGCTCGCCG
Protein-coding sequences here:
- a CDS encoding 2'-5' RNA ligase family protein, producing MGTVTLGVSIAVPEPYGSLLQERRAGFGDPAAYGIPTHVTLLPPTEVDAGCLPAIRAHLAEVAAAGRAFPMRLSGTGTFRPLSPVVFVQVVEGGADCAWLQQRVRDEAGPLVRELHFPYHPHVTVAHGISEEGMDRAFAELAGFEAEWTCGGFALYEQGVDGVWRKLYEYGFGLSGVPVQGGSRDEPSVRA
- a CDS encoding FAD-binding protein produces the protein MPAATPPTPVTGWGRTAPTAARLVRPRTYEEAVAAVLAGGTRGSIARGLGRAYGDAAQNAGGAVLDMTGLDHVRTIDAEAGVVVCEAGVSLHRLMEVLLPLGWFVPVTPGTRYVTVGGAIGADIHGKNHHGSGAFSRHVRALDLLTADGEVRTLKPTDELFRATAGGMGLTGVILSAELQLHPVQTSLMSVDTERAADLDDLMARLSATDHRYRYSVAWIDLLARGARTGRAVLTRGDHAPLDALSPRARRTPLRFNAPHLPPMPRHLPERLLTRTSVSAFNELWYRTSPKLRTAELQPIPKFFHPLDGVPHWNRVYGRGGFVQYQFVVGHGQEEALRRVVRRIAHRGCPSFLAVLKRFGEADPGWLSFPLPGWTLALDIPAGLPGLGGFLDELDEEVAGAGGRVYLAKDARVRPEVLEGMYPRLPDFRALRRTLDPEGVFTSDLSRRLNL
- a CDS encoding decaprenylphospho-beta-D-erythro-pentofuranosid-2-ulose 2-reductase, which codes for MKDAFGTPQSLLVLGGTSEIGLATARRLVARRTRTVWLAGRPSPALDAAAAELRELGADVHTLAFDALDAASHETALGKVFAQGDIDMVLLAFGILGDQVRDEGAPLAAVRVAQTNYTGAVSASLICAKALQTQGHGSLVVLSSVAGERARRANFIYGSSKAGLDAFAQGLGDALHGSGVHVMVVRPGFVRTKMTLGLPEAPLATTPEAVAEAIETGLRRRSEVVWVPGTLRVVMSALRHVPRPIFRRLPV